From Psychroflexus torquis ATCC 700755, the proteins below share one genomic window:
- a CDS encoding TetR/AcrR family transcriptional regulator, whose translation MPRVKLFDENEVLTKAMNLFWKQGYSATSVQDLVSHLGINRASLYDTFGGKEQLFKKSFELYRKINLEGVMHFFETRPNVKIGFSELFHTAIQEDILDKDNKGCFAVNTTTELIPNDKSLLLILQKNKRDFENVFYNYLKKGQESGQLSTTQDLKSLATLFYTLYNGIRVVSKTRPNKKESSDSINIVLSLLV comes from the coding sequence ATGCCAAGAGTAAAATTATTTGATGAAAATGAAGTCTTGACCAAAGCAATGAATTTGTTTTGGAAACAAGGCTATTCAGCTACTTCTGTCCAAGATTTGGTGAGCCATTTGGGTATTAATAGAGCAAGTTTATATGATACTTTTGGAGGTAAAGAACAACTTTTTAAAAAATCGTTTGAGCTTTACCGTAAGATAAATCTTGAAGGAGTCATGCATTTTTTTGAAACTCGACCGAATGTAAAGATTGGATTTTCAGAACTTTTTCATACTGCTATTCAAGAAGACATACTTGATAAAGATAACAAGGGTTGCTTTGCTGTAAATACGACAACAGAACTTATTCCAAATGATAAAAGTCTTTTACTAATTTTACAAAAGAACAAACGAGATTTTGAGAACGTATTTTATAATTATCTTAAAAAAGGTCAAGAAAGTGGTCAATTAAGTACAACACAAGATTTAAAATCCCTTGCAACTCTTTTTTACACCTTATATAATGGTATTCGAGTTGTTTCCAAAACTCGTCCGAATAAAAAAGAATCATCTGATTCTATAAACATTGTATTATCATTGTTGGTTTGA
- a CDS encoding excisionase family DNA-binding protein: protein METYRKFNKPSKDEQKVAIESYDALASVIEQLKSENPEIEIEETHERIKIPLSALKFLGEILKAMSQGKPFSLVPVATEVTTQKAAEIIGCSRPHLVKLLEDGQIEYTKVGKHRRVKLEDVMRYKNRMKKIQKQNIIDIMKSDEELGIYDS, encoded by the coding sequence ATGGAAACTTATAGAAAATTCAATAAGCCTTCGAAAGATGAGCAAAAGGTAGCAATAGAATCCTATGATGCTTTGGCTTCTGTAATTGAACAATTGAAGTCAGAAAATCCAGAGATTGAGATTGAGGAAACTCATGAGAGAATTAAAATTCCTTTAAGCGCTTTAAAATTCTTGGGTGAAATATTAAAAGCAATGAGTCAAGGAAAACCATTTTCATTAGTTCCTGTTGCAACCGAAGTTACAACCCAAAAAGCTGCCGAAATCATTGGTTGCTCAAGACCTCATTTAGTTAAGCTACTTGAAGATGGTCAAATAGAATATACTAAAGTTGGTAAGCATAGAAGGGTTAAGTTAGAAGATGTTATGAGATATAAAAATAGAATGAAGAAAATTCAGAAACAAAATATTATTGATATAATGAAGTCGGACGAAGAATTAGGAATTTATGATTCATAG
- a CDS encoding VOC family protein codes for MEFDRTGIILYTLKYKKCVEFYENILGLKTMFESENLTCFEFGQAYLMVELDDISDGQKTGLERTKTCLRMNVSSVKIIAEKLISKNIEVDYQEHSWGTIAKILDPDGNLCAFKDSKMFEQQISSHKQMD; via the coding sequence ATGGAATTTGACCGAACGGGAATAATATTATACACGCTTAAATACAAAAAGTGCGTCGAATTTTATGAAAATATACTTGGACTAAAAACAATGTTCGAAAGCGAAAATTTAACATGTTTTGAGTTTGGACAAGCATATTTAATGGTAGAATTGGATGATATATCTGATGGACAAAAAACTGGACTAGAGCGGACAAAAACATGTTTACGTATGAATGTGTCAAGCGTGAAAATAATTGCGGAAAAATTGATTTCGAAAAATATAGAAGTTGATTATCAAGAGCATTCATGGGGAACAATTGCTAAAATTTTAGACCCTGACGGTAATTTATGCGCTTTTAAGGACAGCAAAATGTTCGAACAACAAATTTCGTCTCATAAGCAAATGGACTAA
- a CDS encoding PIN domain-containing protein, with protein MIHSVRFKCVLDTNVIYPIEIRDLLFWFAYYDMFTPKWSEHIFDEWKDVMARKDVSEEEANKRAKRANDAFPDALVNNYSGLISSLKLPDPKDRHVLAAAIKTNANVIVTNNIKHFPKDYLASFGLTAKTADDFLTDIIDLNPEQAVKAFRELVLNRRNPDLDEFQVLDILRNRGLKETADFLHSQL; from the coding sequence ATGATTCATAGTGTAAGATTTAAATGCGTTTTAGATACCAATGTAATTTATCCGATTGAGATTAGGGATTTACTATTTTGGTTTGCATATTATGATATGTTTACTCCAAAATGGAGCGAACATATTTTTGATGAATGGAAAGATGTAATGGCAAGAAAAGATGTAAGTGAAGAGGAAGCCAATAAAAGAGCAAAAAGAGCAAATGACGCTTTTCCAGATGCTTTAGTTAATAATTATTCAGGTTTAATTAGTAGTTTGAAATTACCAGACCCAAAAGATAGGCACGTTCTTGCAGCTGCAATTAAGACAAACGCAAATGTTATTGTCACAAACAACATAAAGCACTTTCCAAAAGATTATTTAGCTTCTTTCGGATTAACAGCAAAAACAGCTGATGATTTTTTAACTGATATTATAGATTTAAATCCAGAACAGGCAGTCAAAGCTTTTAGGGAATTGGTATTAAACAGAAGAAACCCAGATTTAGATGAGTTCCAAGTCTTGGATATACTAAGAAATAGAGGATTGAAAGAAACTGCTGATTTTCTACATTCACAGTTGTAA
- a CDS encoding DUF4440 domain-containing protein: protein MIKIFSFRPIVLIGLLLIVGCSNVEKSKSSISDNKDSESVKNELDTAFKKMWKNVTLKNATEYFKTDVSDNFFTINADGIVQNKSELLADTKRLEMLEILSFEFFDQQIKVYDNVGIINGRIKAFSEGTYVGEIFYTAIFVKQKDIWKYENWQGTWTKDSPPPPSFISENELE from the coding sequence ATGATTAAAATATTTTCATTTAGACCAATCGTATTAATTGGATTATTATTAATTGTTGGCTGTTCAAATGTTGAAAAATCAAAATCTTCAATATCCGATAACAAAGATTCAGAATCCGTAAAGAACGAACTCGATACTGCATTTAAAAAAATGTGGAAGAATGTAACTCTAAAAAATGCAACTGAATATTTCAAAACTGATGTTTCCGACAATTTCTTTACTATAAATGCAGATGGAATTGTTCAAAATAAGTCGGAATTACTCGCTGATACAAAACGACTTGAAATGCTTGAAATTTTGAGTTTTGAATTTTTCGACCAACAAATTAAAGTTTATGACAATGTTGGAATTATCAATGGAAGAATAAAAGCCTTTTCAGAGGGAACATATGTTGGCGAGATTTTTTATACAGCAATATTTGTAAAACAAAAAGACATTTGGAAATATGAAAACTGGCAAGGAACTTGGACAAAAGACTCACCACCACCACCATCTTTTATTTCGGAAAATGAATTAGAATAA
- a CDS encoding saccharopine dehydrogenase NADP-binding domain-containing protein, with product MSTTILIIGGTGLIGKTIHNMLSKRDPQLKILIGTRKKDAIHNHIQLDINNLESFESLKKHSINVIIVCTKDANNHVLNYAIKHKIDYVDITKPSNELLKAHDSIKNNVIKSKIVFSSGWMGGIAPSLLYATGILAKDIQSVKMMVYYSTKDKAGSSSADFMAHNVSKPFFFYQNNVAKQTKHFLDGEDTIFHFDNQKRKVADFDIPDLYIFNQIEQIPNVRAKMTFDSKVVSAILAFMQKIGFFKMLGFREKKWIFGGSGNGDISSFEIIYADNTSKENRIVLKCDEGQSELTAFSTVLHVEKMLGNSNPKGIYFSHQLHDSKKFMDSLISNKSISIH from the coding sequence ATGAGTACGACTATTTTAATTATTGGCGGAACTGGTTTGATAGGAAAAACCATTCATAATATGCTTTCCAAAAGAGACCCACAGTTAAAAATCCTAATTGGGACACGTAAAAAAGATGCAATCCATAATCATATCCAGTTAGATATAAATAACTTAGAATCGTTTGAATCTTTGAAAAAGCATTCTATAAATGTTATTATCGTTTGCACAAAAGACGCAAATAATCATGTTTTGAATTACGCCATAAAACATAAAATTGATTATGTCGATATTACAAAGCCTTCCAATGAATTATTAAAGGCTCATGACAGCATCAAAAACAATGTCATAAAAAGTAAAATTGTGTTTAGTTCGGGCTGGATGGGTGGAATTGCGCCTTCATTACTTTATGCTACTGGTATTTTGGCAAAAGACATACAAAGTGTCAAAATGATGGTATACTACTCTACTAAAGATAAAGCAGGTAGTAGTTCAGCCGATTTTATGGCTCATAATGTGAGCAAACCATTTTTCTTTTATCAAAACAATGTAGCCAAACAAACAAAACATTTTTTAGATGGAGAGGATACCATATTTCATTTTGATAACCAAAAAAGAAAAGTAGCTGACTTTGACATCCCAGATTTATATATTTTTAATCAAATAGAACAAATTCCAAATGTAAGAGCTAAAATGACATTCGATTCTAAAGTAGTCTCAGCCATATTAGCCTTTATGCAAAAAATAGGATTTTTTAAGATGTTAGGCTTTAGAGAAAAAAAATGGATTTTTGGTGGTAGTGGGAATGGTGATATTTCATCCTTTGAAATTATATATGCTGACAATACATCAAAAGAAAATAGAATCGTTTTGAAATGTGACGAAGGGCAATCAGAACTTACTGCTTTTTCAACAGTGCTTCATGTTGAAAAAATGCTTGGAAATTCAAACCCAAAAGGTATTTATTTTAGTCATCAATTGCATGATTCCAAGAAGTTTATGGATTCATTAATCTCAAATAAATCAATATCAATACATTAA
- a CDS encoding SDR family oxidoreductase translates to MSKLNGKIAVVTGGNSGIGYASAKEFKSQGATVVITGRDSEKVAKASQELGVKGIVADVKSLSAIDDLVAQVKSDFGKVDVLFVNAGIFQPAPVGQISEEMFDHQMSINFKGAFFTTEKFLPILNDGASVINLSSVNAYTGMPNTAVYAASKAALNAYTRTAATELAPRKIRINSVNPGPVSTPIYGKTGMEEEQLNGFAEAMQNRIPLKRFGQPEDIAKLVSFLASDDASFITGSEYNIDGGIIINPLLS, encoded by the coding sequence ATGAGTAAATTAAATGGAAAAATTGCTGTTGTTACAGGTGGTAATAGTGGTATTGGTTATGCCTCTGCTAAAGAATTTAAAAGTCAAGGTGCAACTGTTGTAATTACAGGAAGAGATTCGGAAAAGGTTGCAAAAGCATCACAAGAGCTTGGTGTAAAAGGAATTGTTGCTGATGTTAAAAGTCTTTCGGCAATAGATGATTTGGTGGCACAAGTAAAATCAGATTTTGGAAAAGTTGATGTTCTATTCGTAAATGCTGGTATTTTTCAACCTGCTCCTGTTGGTCAAATTAGCGAAGAAATGTTCGACCACCAAATGAGTATAAACTTTAAAGGTGCATTTTTTACAACTGAAAAGTTTCTGCCAATTTTAAATGATGGTGCATCAGTCATCAATTTGTCTTCTGTAAATGCTTATACTGGAATGCCAAATACTGCGGTTTATGCGGCATCAAAAGCTGCATTGAACGCTTATACAAGGACTGCTGCGACTGAATTGGCACCAAGGAAAATAAGAATAAACTCTGTAAATCCAGGTCCAGTTTCAACACCAATTTATGGTAAAACAGGAATGGAAGAAGAACAATTAAATGGATTTGCAGAAGCTATGCAAAATCGTATTCCTTTAAAACGTTTTGGTCAACCTGAAGATATTGCTAAACTTGTTTCGTTTTTAGCATCTGATGATGCTTCATTCATTACTGGAAGTGAGTACAATATAGATGGTGGAATAATTATTAATCCACTTTTGAGTTAA
- a CDS encoding acetyl-CoA hydrolase/transferase family protein yields MIIYETTAKEAVNIIKSGDRVFIHTAAAAPAQLIQAMTDRHDELENVEIISAHTEGEVPYADDAYARSFSINCFFVGHNMRAHVQRGRAHYIPIFLSEIPELFRSRKMPIDVALVTVSVPNDKGFCSLGCSVDISDAAIDTARYVIAQINPNMPFVHGNGIIHLSRIHACVHVDEPLFEMKINTITDTEKSIGKHIAGLVEDGATLQMGIGGIPNAALSYLTNHKNLGVHTEMCSDGIIDLVETGIINGSKKVTEPGKVVSGFAFGTKRIYNFIDKNPIVNLKDVGYVNDTRTIRQNPKVTSINSAIEIDLYGQVCADSIGTKHYSGVGGQMDFIRGATLSKGGKAILALPSRTSKDIPRIVPTLKMGASVVTTRAHVQYIVTEFGIASLYAKNLKERARAMISIAHPNDREFLCREVYKNSKIMV; encoded by the coding sequence ATGATTATATACGAAACTACTGCAAAAGAAGCTGTTAATATCATAAAATCAGGCGATCGTGTTTTTATTCATACTGCTGCAGCGGCTCCCGCACAACTCATTCAAGCGATGACGGATAGGCATGATGAGCTGGAAAATGTAGAAATTATCTCTGCACATACTGAGGGTGAAGTACCCTATGCAGATGATGCTTATGCCAGAAGTTTTAGTATCAATTGTTTCTTCGTAGGACATAATATGAGGGCGCATGTGCAGAGAGGACGTGCTCACTATATACCTATTTTCCTGAGTGAAATTCCTGAACTTTTTAGGAGTAGAAAAATGCCCATTGATGTAGCTTTAGTTACAGTATCTGTTCCCAATGATAAGGGCTTTTGCTCTTTAGGCTGCTCGGTAGATATTTCTGATGCAGCTATTGATACGGCTCGTTATGTCATCGCTCAGATTAATCCAAATATGCCTTTTGTACATGGTAATGGTATTATTCATTTAAGTCGCATACACGCTTGTGTACATGTAGATGAACCCCTATTTGAAATGAAAATTAATACTATAACGGATACAGAAAAAAGTATAGGTAAACATATTGCAGGTTTAGTTGAAGACGGTGCTACGTTACAAATGGGTATCGGAGGAATCCCAAACGCTGCACTGTCTTATCTAACTAATCATAAAAACTTAGGCGTTCATACAGAAATGTGTTCTGACGGTATTATCGATCTTGTAGAAACAGGTATTATTAATGGTAGTAAGAAAGTGACAGAACCTGGTAAAGTAGTTTCTGGTTTTGCTTTTGGAACAAAACGTATTTATAATTTTATTGATAAAAACCCAATAGTAAACCTGAAGGATGTTGGTTATGTAAATGATACGCGTACCATACGCCAAAATCCGAAAGTCACCTCCATAAATAGTGCCATAGAAATCGATTTATATGGCCAGGTATGTGCCGATTCCATAGGGACAAAGCATTACTCCGGAGTAGGAGGTCAAATGGATTTCATCCGTGGTGCGACACTTTCAAAAGGTGGAAAAGCAATTCTTGCCTTACCCTCACGTACCTCTAAGGATATTCCACGTATAGTCCCAACGTTGAAAATGGGTGCTTCTGTAGTGACTACGAGAGCACACGTGCAGTATATAGTGACAGAATTTGGTATAGCCTCCTTATACGCAAAAAACTTAAAAGAACGAGCTAGAGCTATGATCAGCATTGCACATCCTAATGATCGTGAATTTCTATGCAGAGAAGTATATAAAAATTCAAAAATTATGGTGTAA
- a CDS encoding tyrosine-type recombinase/integrase — protein MRCLAHLAIYYKCSPVHLSEEEINDYLFHCQNLHNTPSESFFKHTIYGLRSAYKVMGMDKKRIQLPQIKRQNDLPIVLNKKEVRELLKAPKYLKHQLMLAMLYGCGLRSYELCNLLQADIDFERKTVFVKKQKGKIDRYVPLSAHLIRGLQKYFKTENPVKHVFNSQKTTDCLPGPITTRALQWVIKECRPKVNTQKKFTAHTLRHSYATHLLEDGLNIMCLKELLGHAHIETTIVYLQVSNSGSSVKFSPLDTLFTN, from the coding sequence TTGCGCTGCCTTGCTCACTTGGCTATTTACTATAAATGCAGTCCTGTCCACCTTAGTGAAGAAGAGATCAACGACTACTTATTCCACTGCCAGAACCTACACAACACGCCTTCCGAAAGCTTTTTTAAACACACCATCTATGGTCTTCGATCTGCTTACAAGGTGATGGGAATGGATAAAAAGCGCATCCAGCTTCCGCAAATAAAAAGGCAGAATGATCTTCCCATTGTGCTCAACAAAAAGGAAGTTCGCGAGTTATTAAAGGCTCCTAAATACCTAAAACATCAATTGATGTTAGCTATGCTTTACGGCTGCGGATTGCGTAGCTACGAGCTTTGTAATTTGTTGCAGGCTGATATTGACTTTGAGCGTAAAACGGTATTTGTAAAAAAACAGAAAGGAAAAATAGACCGCTACGTTCCTTTGAGTGCTCATTTAATTAGAGGCTTACAAAAATATTTTAAAACAGAAAATCCTGTAAAACATGTTTTCAACAGTCAGAAAACCACAGATTGTCTGCCAGGACCGATCACTACAAGAGCTCTCCAATGGGTTATTAAAGAATGTCGTCCTAAGGTAAACACACAAAAGAAGTTCACAGCCCACACTCTTAGACATTCCTACGCCACCCATTTGCTTGAAGATGGGCTCAATATTATGTGTTTAAAAGAGCTTTTGGGGCACGCTCATATAGAAACTACCATTGTGTATTTGCAAGTGTCCAATTCTGGAAGTTCAGTTAAATTCAGTCCCCTGGATACCTTGTTTACAAACTAA
- a CDS encoding IS110 family transposase, whose product MIKDIKYFGIDISHLVFDITDSNGNYHQFKNNSSGFKKFVKLLNQQSHCVMEATGYYHYQLAYFLLESGIKVSVENPLAVKRFIQMKLSKIKTDKSDSKLICEYAQKVDLKLWKGNTKDEMECLQITRALSVYTKQSTMLKNKLHGEAVLGEPSKAVVRSLKRSLKQLTKEMKTLEDKLLVLVKQSHQDLLTRLKTIPGIGPKTSIMLVVLTGGFDRFTSAAELCSYAGLTPVIRQSGSSVKGRPRISKIGNQKLRNLLFMCSFNACKYNKACRDLYERIVAKGKSKKLALIAVCNKLLKQAFAIAKSGLIYDKEYKSTLVRNK is encoded by the coding sequence ATGATTAAAGATATTAAATATTTTGGAATTGACATTAGCCATTTAGTTTTCGACATCACGGATTCCAATGGTAATTATCATCAGTTTAAAAACAATTCTTCTGGCTTTAAAAAGTTTGTAAAACTCTTAAATCAACAGAGTCACTGTGTGATGGAAGCCACCGGTTATTACCACTACCAACTGGCTTATTTTTTACTTGAATCTGGTATAAAAGTATCTGTAGAAAACCCATTAGCTGTAAAACGTTTTATCCAGATGAAGTTGTCAAAAATCAAGACAGATAAGAGTGATTCAAAACTTATTTGTGAGTATGCTCAGAAGGTAGATTTAAAACTGTGGAAGGGTAACACTAAAGATGAGATGGAATGCCTTCAAATCACCAGAGCTCTCTCTGTATATACAAAGCAGAGCACCATGTTAAAAAACAAATTACATGGAGAAGCTGTTTTGGGAGAGCCAAGTAAAGCAGTTGTAAGGTCCTTAAAACGGAGTTTAAAACAGCTTACAAAAGAGATGAAAACCTTAGAAGATAAGTTGTTGGTTTTGGTAAAACAATCACATCAAGACCTATTAACTCGTTTAAAAACTATTCCAGGCATTGGGCCTAAAACATCAATTATGTTAGTGGTTTTAACAGGTGGTTTTGATCGGTTTACAAGTGCAGCAGAACTATGCAGTTATGCTGGTCTAACACCGGTGATTAGGCAAAGTGGTAGTAGTGTAAAAGGACGCCCTCGAATAAGTAAAATTGGCAATCAAAAACTTCGTAATTTATTATTTATGTGCAGTTTTAATGCTTGTAAATATAACAAGGCTTGCAGAGATCTTTACGAGCGAATAGTGGCCAAAGGAAAGAGTAAGAAATTAGCACTTATTGCGGTGTGCAATAAGCTGTTAAAACAGGCCTTTGCTATTGCTAAATCAGGGTTGATATATGATAAAGAATATAAAAGTACTTTAGTGAGAAATAAATGA